One genomic window of Candidatus Pseudobacter hemicellulosilyticus includes the following:
- a CDS encoding family 43 glycosylhydrolase, giving the protein MKHCNVFLLPALVALFTMSCNRGASPQTKTDPVDSLAPNPFIRHMYTADPSAHVWADGRLYVYPSHDIDPPRGCDLMDQYHVFSTDDMVHWKDHGEILRASQVPWGRPEGGFMWAPDCAYKNGTYYFYFPHPSGTEWNSTWKIGVATSTKPASDFTVKGYIQGLDPMIDPCVFVDDDGHAYLYHGGGGTCKGGKLKDNMMEVDGEMKKMEGLVDFHEASWVHKRNGLYYLSYSDNHDQGDKHNQMRYATSSSPLGPWTHKGVYMLPTDSYTNHGSIVAFKGQWYSFYHNSSLSNHDWLRSICVDKLFYNPDGSIRLVIPTNGKQ; this is encoded by the coding sequence ATGAAGCATTGTAATGTATTCCTGCTCCCTGCACTCGTAGCCTTGTTCACCATGAGCTGCAACAGGGGCGCTTCTCCCCAGACAAAAACCGACCCGGTAGATTCGCTGGCGCCCAATCCTTTTATCCGCCATATGTACACGGCAGACCCTTCTGCGCATGTGTGGGCCGATGGCAGGCTCTATGTATATCCTTCGCATGATATTGATCCGCCCCGCGGCTGCGACCTGATGGACCAGTACCATGTATTCTCCACCGATGATATGGTCCACTGGAAAGATCATGGCGAGATCCTGCGCGCCAGCCAGGTGCCCTGGGGCCGGCCCGAAGGTGGTTTTATGTGGGCGCCCGACTGTGCCTATAAGAACGGGACCTATTATTTCTATTTCCCGCATCCCAGCGGCACTGAATGGAACAGCACCTGGAAAATAGGGGTAGCCACCAGCACCAAACCGGCCAGCGATTTTACCGTGAAGGGTTATATCCAGGGACTGGATCCCATGATTGATCCCTGCGTGTTTGTGGATGATGATGGCCATGCCTATCTCTACCATGGCGGCGGCGGCACCTGCAAAGGCGGCAAGCTCAAGGACAATATGATGGAAGTGGATGGGGAGATGAAGAAGATGGAAGGCCTGGTGGATTTCCATGAAGCCAGCTGGGTGCATAAACGGAATGGACTGTATTACCTGTCGTATTCAGATAACCACGACCAGGGCGATAAACATAACCAGATGCGCTATGCCACCAGCAGCAGCCCGCTGGGTCCCTGGACGCACAAAGGTGTGTACATGCTGCCTACCGACAGTTACACCAACCATGGCTCCATTGTGGCATTCAAAGGACAATGGTACAGTTTCTATCACAATAGTTCATTAAGCAATCATGACTGGCTCCGCTCTATCTGCGTAGACAAACTTTTTTACAACCCGGATGGCAGTATCCGGTTGGTAATCCCCACCAACGGGAAGCAATAG
- a CDS encoding glycoside hydrolase family 71/99-like protein — translation MKKLCSRIGLSMLGVMGLLGACARDGAGPGPGEAVYDTTGLLYQSYTGLVMAGYQGWFAAEGDDSNRGWYHYQGHGGFYPGNTNVDFWPDVRDYATTYASPFQFADSSTARLFSPYDESSVDLHFKWMKEYGIDGVHMQRFVGEIRNPSGKRHFNKVLANALKAAKKYGRAISVMYDLSGCTSADIGYLLEDWNALQTVFRLSDNKENPTYLYHNGKPLVTLWGVGFNDNRKYTIADVDKLVDAIKGKDNRYSVMLGVPYYWRTLGADTEQSPALHALIKKCDILMPWAVGRFDASRYDARHGYDDLQWCQKNNITYVPLVFPGFSWGNMHRNPKIYHEIPRLKGAFLWQQIAGAKEAGAQSLYVAMFDEIDEGTAIFKTAMEKDTPLNGETGLKFVGIENDLSTDYYLWLTGQGANWFHGAAGYSRVKPVRQ, via the coding sequence ATGAAAAAGCTTTGCAGCAGGATAGGCCTCAGTATGCTTGGCGTGATGGGATTGCTGGGCGCCTGCGCCAGGGATGGAGCGGGGCCAGGACCGGGAGAGGCTGTCTATGATACCACAGGGTTGTTGTATCAATCGTACACAGGTCTGGTGATGGCCGGCTACCAGGGTTGGTTTGCCGCCGAAGGCGATGACAGCAACAGGGGCTGGTACCATTACCAGGGCCATGGCGGATTTTATCCCGGCAATACCAATGTGGATTTTTGGCCGGATGTGCGCGACTATGCAACCACCTATGCTTCGCCTTTCCAGTTTGCTGATAGCTCAACGGCCCGTCTCTTCAGCCCTTATGATGAATCCAGTGTAGACCTGCATTTCAAATGGATGAAAGAATACGGAATTGATGGCGTACACATGCAGCGATTTGTGGGCGAAATAAGAAATCCTTCCGGCAAGCGGCATTTCAATAAAGTGCTGGCCAATGCCCTGAAGGCTGCCAAAAAATATGGCCGTGCTATCAGCGTCATGTATGACCTCAGCGGATGCACCAGTGCAGATATTGGCTACCTGCTGGAGGACTGGAATGCGTTGCAGACGGTATTCCGTTTATCGGATAACAAAGAGAATCCTACCTACCTGTACCACAATGGCAAACCCCTGGTCACTCTCTGGGGCGTAGGCTTCAATGATAACCGGAAGTATACCATTGCTGATGTGGACAAACTGGTGGATGCTATAAAGGGAAAGGATAACCGCTATTCCGTGATGCTGGGGGTGCCCTATTACTGGCGTACCCTGGGCGCGGATACGGAGCAATCACCGGCACTGCATGCCCTGATCAAAAAATGCGATATCCTGATGCCCTGGGCGGTGGGCCGCTTTGATGCCAGCCGGTATGATGCCCGTCATGGCTATGACGACCTGCAATGGTGCCAGAAAAACAACATCACCTATGTGCCGCTGGTATTCCCGGGATTCAGCTGGGGTAATATGCACAGGAACCCGAAGATCTATCACGAGATCCCCCGGCTGAAAGGGGCTTTCCTCTGGCAGCAGATCGCCGGCGCCAAAGAGGCAGGGGCCCAATCGCTCTATGTAGCCATGTTCGACGAGATCGATGAGGGCACGGCTATTTTCAAAACGGCCATGGAAAAGGATACGCCGCTGAACGGCGAAACCGGGCTGAAATTCGTGGGCATCGAAAATGACCTCAGTACGGATTATTATCTCTGGCTGACCGGCCAGGGCGCCAACTGGTTCCATGGCGCTGCCGGTTATAGCCGGGTGAAGCCGGTCAGGCAATAA
- a CDS encoding DUF3823 domain-containing protein produces MTHHKNTWWLGLWIVTALFSSCIKKDNYDGPNASLEGNLLVAGTKDRIQTASGNIQVRLEQLSWSETPSPQTIPGKMDGSYKNSKLFKGHYRVTPIGGAFWPMLPVEIDIDANTQQDFELIPYVFINNLQHELEGSTLTLNFDISAPVEVGMPPIIEVQPYVNTTKMVGPGASIYDFSDAFKDVLPTPMDYANMTPADKSRELKVEGLLPGRTYFVRVGVRFNDSYKSSNLSEIIEIQTPPTK; encoded by the coding sequence ATGACACACCATAAAAATACCTGGTGGCTTGGACTGTGGATCGTGACCGCCTTATTTTCTTCCTGCATCAAAAAGGATAATTACGATGGACCGAATGCCTCCCTGGAAGGCAATCTCCTGGTGGCCGGCACCAAGGACCGGATCCAGACGGCCTCCGGTAATATCCAGGTGCGCCTGGAACAGCTGAGCTGGTCCGAAACGCCTTCACCGCAAACCATCCCCGGTAAAATGGATGGCAGCTATAAGAACAGCAAACTGTTCAAAGGCCATTACCGGGTAACGCCCATCGGTGGCGCATTCTGGCCTATGCTGCCTGTTGAGATAGACATTGACGCCAATACTCAACAGGACTTTGAACTGATCCCTTACGTATTCATCAATAACCTGCAGCATGAGTTGGAAGGCAGTACGCTCACCTTGAATTTTGATATCTCGGCGCCGGTAGAAGTGGGCATGCCGCCGATCATTGAAGTGCAGCCCTATGTCAATACCACCAAAATGGTAGGTCCCGGCGCTTCCATCTATGATTTTTCGGATGCCTTCAAAGATGTGCTGCCCACACCGATGGACTACGCCAATATGACGCCGGCTGATAAATCAAGGGAGTTGAAAGTGGAAGGCCTGCTGCCGGGCAGGACCTATTTTGTACGGGTAGGGGTCCGCTTCAACGATAGCTACAAAAGCTCCAACCTGTCGGAGATCATCGAAATACAAACGCCACCCACCAAATAA
- a CDS encoding RagB/SusD family nutrient uptake outer membrane protein: MKRVIRLYSMIALGLMTLLSACQKLDIDPVDVLSDDQLFSSEAGVNAYLAEVYRKLPVEDFTYRPGGRDGQSGFNLHHEWEHFWHAGAGTGELSGPWGGLDFAGGFGYWPYADIRAVNYFIEGLPNYASHFVGNRVNELLGEAYFLRAYYYFALVKRYGGVPLISSVQNYPQQTIEELQLPRNTEAQCWDFIGEDLDRAWEMMPATSVSGRANKYAAMALKSRAMLYAGSIAKYGSVNYVDGDARALGFVGIEAGKAEGYFTKAADAAKLLEGHYSLYEKESNKELNYANTFLDNNSPENILVRDYSIPGRSAHSWDATLSPRYMTANALSRAYPTLDFVERFGLLNVTNPDGTPRRYDNLAQVWQGLEPRLLATVYFPGATLRGLTFDVQRGIYPSFTGTAAAEVAKQSGDRSYILAGGTDALYQGRQVIGMTGIKTSGDDMTRTGFYVRKYIDYRRPQAEVDLFTSTTHWIEFRYAEILLNRAEAAIETSHPEDALLCINLLRNRAGATTLGLSDMTVEVVRNERCKELAFENHYWWDLRRWRTADVVLNNARFKGLLPYYVFDEGKYIFLKEPETFNRNFNFDKRFYYEPIPGGELAKNPNLYPNNPNY; encoded by the coding sequence ATGAAAAGGGTAATCAGATTATATAGTATGATAGCACTGGGGCTGATGACCTTGTTGTCCGCCTGTCAGAAGCTGGACATAGATCCGGTGGATGTGCTGTCGGACGATCAGCTCTTCAGCAGCGAGGCGGGTGTCAATGCCTACCTGGCTGAAGTGTACCGCAAACTGCCTGTTGAAGATTTTACGTACCGGCCCGGTGGCCGCGATGGGCAATCGGGTTTTAACCTGCACCATGAATGGGAACATTTCTGGCATGCCGGCGCCGGCACTGGTGAGCTGTCGGGCCCCTGGGGTGGGCTTGATTTTGCCGGCGGCTTCGGCTACTGGCCCTATGCCGATATCCGTGCCGTGAACTATTTCATTGAAGGGCTGCCCAACTATGCTTCGCATTTTGTGGGCAACCGCGTGAATGAATTGCTGGGCGAAGCCTATTTCCTGCGTGCCTATTATTATTTCGCATTGGTGAAACGTTATGGCGGCGTGCCGCTGATCTCATCGGTGCAGAACTATCCGCAGCAGACCATTGAAGAGCTGCAACTGCCCCGCAATACCGAAGCGCAGTGCTGGGATTTTATTGGGGAAGACCTGGACCGCGCCTGGGAAATGATGCCTGCTACCAGTGTCAGCGGCCGCGCCAACAAGTATGCGGCTATGGCGCTCAAATCAAGGGCCATGCTGTATGCGGGTTCCATTGCCAAATATGGTTCCGTCAATTACGTGGATGGCGATGCGCGTGCCCTGGGATTTGTAGGTATTGAAGCCGGTAAGGCCGAAGGCTATTTTACAAAGGCGGCGGATGCAGCTAAATTGCTGGAAGGGCATTACTCGCTGTACGAGAAAGAAAGCAACAAGGAGCTGAACTATGCCAATACTTTCCTGGATAATAACAGCCCTGAAAATATCCTGGTAAGGGATTATTCTATCCCGGGCCGGTCGGCCCATAGCTGGGACGCTACTTTATCGCCCCGTTATATGACAGCCAATGCGCTGTCCCGCGCTTATCCCACGCTGGATTTTGTAGAACGCTTTGGGCTGCTCAATGTCACCAATCCCGATGGTACACCGCGCAGATACGATAACCTGGCGCAGGTATGGCAGGGGCTGGAACCCCGCCTGCTGGCCACGGTCTATTTCCCCGGCGCTACACTGCGCGGCCTCACCTTCGATGTACAACGCGGCATCTATCCATCCTTCACCGGTACGGCTGCGGCAGAAGTGGCCAAACAATCCGGCGACCGCTCCTATATCCTGGCGGGTGGTACGGATGCACTATATCAGGGCCGCCAGGTGATTGGGATGACGGGCATCAAAACCTCCGGCGATGATATGACCCGTACCGGTTTCTATGTCCGCAAATACATTGACTACCGCCGCCCGCAGGCGGAAGTGGACCTGTTCACCAGCACCACCCACTGGATAGAATTCCGCTATGCCGAGATCCTGCTCAACAGGGCCGAAGCGGCTATTGAGACCAGTCACCCGGAGGACGCCCTGCTTTGTATCAACCTGCTCCGCAACCGTGCCGGCGCAACTACCCTGGGCCTTTCCGATATGACGGTGGAAGTTGTGCGCAATGAACGTTGCAAGGAGCTGGCCTTTGAAAACCATTACTGGTGGGACCTCAGAAGATGGCGTACTGCTGATGTAGTGCTGAACAACGCCCGCTTCAAAGGACTGCTGCCCTATTATGTGTTTGATGAAGGGAAATACATTTTCCTCAAAGAGCCCGAGACCTTCAACCGCAATTTCAATTTCGACAAGCGGTTCTACTATGAGCCCATCCCGGGTGGTGAGCTGGCTAAAAATCCAAATCTCTATCCCAACAATCCCAATTACTAA
- a CDS encoding TonB-dependent receptor yields the protein MKIARFILLLGLLLPLLAAGRQKTITGRVTDARNTPLAGVTVSVNTANTAAALTNAEGHYSINVAADATTLTFSYVGMQSVTETINNRIVINISLSTADQSMENVIVVGYGTQKKATLTGSVAVLKSSEIVVTKNENVANMLAGKIPGLRMVQRTAEPGAYENSFDIRGFGSAPLVVIDGVPRGGFEKMDPNEIESISVLKDASAAIYGVRAANGVILITTKKGNKNGKFDVSYSVNQALQQFLGTPEGVGPIDYMMLSNEKMKREFGANILGNTDPAYSYEDMQPWLEGRFTGADWIGAAFHTTAPQIQHNLNINGGTEKASFFFNVGYMKQSGLLKSGDLDYDRWNFRSNVNVSITKGLRAQALVSGHLDQKNQPYQDLWNIFKYAWNNIPINQIYANNNPEYLNVMPDNANPIAWTDASRVGFRKRIQRNIQGQLSLEYDIPHVKGLKAKGMFNYGYNIDDNTDYKKTYNLYTYVPATDQYTVSPVNAPANLSRNYYNNYSTLSQVSLNYTNTFLGKHNVTGLFLLEQSHSKGDNFNASRNMSIPIDYLFGGDADGQVGSTYLNGVTEVATRGIVGRVAYDYKGKYLAEFSFRRDASNRYKPGDNQWGFFPAYFAGWRISEEAWFEKLVPYKVLSNLKLRGSYGITGDDGVTGFQYISGFNYPTINPNDNSVWGYMFNGQFIAGAGARPVTNPDLTWFTAHTMNLGLDFTSFNGLIDGTFEVYRRDRKGLPARRNVQIPGTAGISVAQENLDADRTQGWELTLTHRNRIDDLGILVTGNLSSARTQMRHVTEGRAGNEYEQWKNGRTDRYTNIWWGIDYGGQFQSYNQIYNHNVNTGGGNNNAVPGDYYYQDWNEDGVIDGNDNHPIATRDIPLVNFGLNIGLTWKGFDLNALFQGATGFYVQYAEQYAEPLMYGGSALTKFLDSWHTANPDDNVFDPNTVWIPGKYPAMGSPIAQGTKAVQDATYVRLKTLELGYTLPQRWLKRVGVKNFRIYANSYNLATFSGLKDSDPEHPGQQPDAGFEYGLGGYKYPLNRTFNFGALLSL from the coding sequence ATGAAAATTGCACGTTTTATACTGCTATTAGGCCTGCTATTGCCCTTACTGGCCGCAGGCCGGCAGAAAACCATAACGGGCCGGGTGACTGATGCCAGGAATACACCGCTTGCAGGTGTTACGGTATCCGTCAATACCGCCAATACTGCTGCTGCACTGACCAATGCAGAAGGCCACTATTCCATCAATGTAGCTGCCGATGCCACCACCCTGACTTTTTCTTATGTAGGAATGCAATCGGTTACAGAGACTATAAATAATCGTATAGTCATTAATATAAGCCTGTCCACTGCTGATCAAAGTATGGAGAACGTGATAGTAGTGGGCTATGGCACCCAGAAAAAAGCCACCCTCACCGGCTCCGTAGCCGTGCTGAAAAGCAGCGAGATAGTGGTCACTAAAAATGAGAACGTAGCCAATATGCTGGCCGGTAAGATCCCCGGTCTGCGCATGGTGCAGCGCACCGCCGAGCCCGGCGCCTACGAGAACAGCTTTGATATCCGCGGCTTCGGCAGCGCACCCCTTGTGGTGATTGACGGCGTTCCCCGCGGCGGCTTTGAGAAAATGGACCCCAATGAGATTGAAAGTATTTCCGTACTGAAAGATGCCAGCGCCGCCATCTATGGTGTCCGCGCAGCCAACGGCGTGATCCTGATCACCACCAAAAAAGGCAATAAGAACGGGAAATTTGATGTCAGCTACTCCGTTAACCAGGCGCTGCAACAGTTCCTGGGCACGCCGGAAGGCGTAGGGCCCATTGATTATATGATGCTCTCCAATGAAAAAATGAAACGCGAGTTCGGCGCCAATATCCTGGGCAATACAGACCCTGCCTATTCCTATGAAGACATGCAGCCCTGGCTGGAAGGCCGGTTCACCGGTGCCGACTGGATCGGCGCCGCCTTCCACACCACGGCGCCGCAGATCCAGCATAACCTCAATATCAACGGCGGTACTGAAAAGGCCAGCTTCTTTTTCAACGTAGGGTATATGAAACAAAGCGGCCTGCTGAAATCCGGCGACCTGGACTATGACCGCTGGAATTTCCGCTCCAACGTCAATGTCAGTATCACCAAAGGCCTGCGCGCACAGGCGCTGGTGTCCGGTCACCTGGACCAGAAGAACCAGCCTTACCAGGACCTCTGGAACATTTTCAAATATGCCTGGAACAATATTCCCATCAACCAGATCTATGCCAATAACAACCCGGAATACCTCAACGTTATGCCGGACAATGCCAACCCCATTGCCTGGACAGACGCTTCCCGCGTGGGTTTCCGCAAACGTATCCAGCGCAATATCCAGGGCCAGCTGAGCCTGGAATATGATATCCCGCATGTCAAAGGGCTGAAGGCAAAAGGCATGTTCAACTATGGGTATAATATTGACGACAATACCGATTACAAGAAGACCTATAATCTCTATACCTATGTGCCGGCCACGGACCAGTATACGGTATCACCCGTTAATGCGCCGGCCAACCTGTCCCGCAACTATTATAATAATTACTCCACGCTGAGCCAGGTATCCCTCAACTATACAAATACTTTCCTGGGTAAGCACAATGTGACCGGCCTCTTCCTGCTGGAACAGAGCCATTCCAAAGGAGATAATTTCAACGCCTCGCGGAATATGAGCATTCCCATTGATTACCTCTTTGGTGGTGATGCCGACGGGCAGGTGGGATCAACCTATCTCAATGGCGTAACGGAAGTGGCTACCCGTGGTATTGTAGGTCGCGTAGCCTATGATTACAAAGGAAAATACCTGGCCGAGTTCAGCTTCCGCCGGGACGCTTCCAACCGCTATAAACCCGGCGATAACCAGTGGGGTTTCTTCCCCGCTTATTTCGCCGGCTGGCGCATCAGCGAGGAAGCCTGGTTTGAAAAACTGGTGCCCTATAAAGTACTCAGCAACCTGAAGCTCCGCGGCTCCTATGGTATCACCGGCGACGATGGCGTAACCGGCTTCCAGTATATCTCCGGCTTCAACTATCCCACCATCAATCCCAATGACAACAGTGTCTGGGGTTATATGTTCAATGGACAGTTCATTGCCGGCGCCGGCGCAAGACCAGTGACCAACCCGGACCTCACCTGGTTCACCGCGCATACCATGAACCTGGGCCTGGACTTCACCAGCTTCAACGGTTTGATTGACGGTACGTTTGAAGTGTACCGCAGGGATCGTAAAGGATTGCCGGCTCGTCGCAACGTACAGATCCCCGGCACCGCAGGGATCAGCGTAGCGCAGGAAAACCTGGACGCCGACAGGACCCAGGGCTGGGAACTGACCCTGACCCACCGCAACCGGATTGACGACCTGGGCATACTGGTCACCGGCAACCTATCCTCCGCACGTACGCAGATGCGGCATGTGACCGAAGGCCGCGCCGGTAATGAATATGAACAATGGAAGAATGGCCGGACCGATCGCTACACCAATATCTGGTGGGGCATTGATTATGGCGGCCAGTTCCAGAGCTATAACCAGATCTATAACCACAATGTCAACACAGGTGGCGGCAACAACAATGCAGTGCCCGGTGATTACTACTACCAGGACTGGAATGAAGATGGTGTGATTGATGGGAACGATAACCATCCCATTGCCACCAGGGATATTCCCCTCGTGAACTTTGGTCTTAATATCGGGCTTACCTGGAAAGGCTTTGACCTGAACGCCCTGTTCCAGGGCGCCACCGGTTTCTATGTGCAGTATGCAGAACAGTACGCCGAGCCGCTGATGTATGGCGGCAGCGCCCTCACCAAATTCCTGGACAGCTGGCATACTGCCAACCCGGACGATAATGTCTTTGATCCCAACACCGTCTGGATCCCCGGCAAATACCCGGCCATGGGCTCACCCATTGCACAGGGCACCAAGGCCGTGCAGGACGCCACTTACGTGCGTCTCAAAACACTGGAGCTGGGTTACACGCTGCCGCAGCGCTGGTTGAAAAGAGTGGGGGTGAAGAATTTCAGGATCTATGCCAACAGTTATAACCTGGCCACTTTCAGCGGGCTGAAGGACAGTGATCCCGAACACCCGGGCCAACAGCCGGATGCCGGCTTTGAATATGGGCTGGGCGGCTACAAATACCCGCTCAACAGAACCTTCAATTTCGGCGCCCTGCTTTCCCTGTAA
- a CDS encoding GH92 family glycosyl hydrolase produces the protein MKRSILLALIIVALGNCRTPQTSQLSNLDYVDPAIGNVGFLLEPTLPTVQVPNQVIRMAPQRKDFLAQTINSFPLTIVSHRLGQVFAIKPALGPISNASYTEPMPFDHDLEVRQPWFYSTYLIRDEIKVDFTPGNKTGYFNFGFPAAGQKALLLNNYNNTEAEWSFPSDREITGKEVWHNTVPVYLYGQFTEAGTPGIMEKGVAKEGKTISGRSAAVYISFPEQVREVGLRYAISFVSAEQARKNFDAELKDRSFRQLAETGKAAWAAKMNQIQVEGGTTAQRRSFYTALYRTYERMVNITEDSLYYSGYNNKINSSSQRPFYVDDWSWDSYLAHHPLRMILDPTGEEDMLQSYVTMYEQSGWIPTFPVLFGDHICMNGFHPTIVFLDAYRKGLKRIDYAKAYEGNRKSATEATMLPWRNGPKTPLEDFYYEKGYYPSLDIGAKETEPAVHPFEKRQSVALTLGHSYDDWALAEMAGELGNTADKQLFAPRAMNYKNLWNAERGFFLPRNNKGEFLPIDPRWDGGMGGRDYYDENNGWTYMWQVQQDIPGLMALMGGREKFENRLDQLFTEGLGRSKYEFWSKFPDHTGLVGQYSMGNEPSFHIPYLYNFTNSPWKTQKSIRFLLDTWFKDNIFGIPGDEDGGGMTAFVVFSSMGFYPVTPGKPLYTIGSPVFSKVTINLTNGNKFTLIANNSSVVNKYIQKASLNGKELTTPWFTHEDLLNGGQLVLEMGPLPNKQWGKPLSGF, from the coding sequence ATGAAAAGGTCAATACTGTTAGCCCTTATTATTGTAGCGCTGGGCAACTGCCGTACCCCGCAGACCAGCCAGCTGTCCAACCTCGATTATGTAGATCCTGCGATCGGGAATGTAGGCTTCCTGCTGGAGCCCACTCTGCCCACCGTGCAGGTGCCTAATCAGGTGATCCGGATGGCCCCCCAGCGAAAAGATTTCCTGGCACAGACCATTAACAGCTTCCCGCTGACCATTGTCTCGCACCGGCTGGGACAGGTATTTGCCATCAAACCGGCCCTTGGTCCCATCAGCAACGCCAGCTATACCGAGCCCATGCCTTTTGACCACGACCTGGAAGTCCGCCAGCCCTGGTTTTATTCCACGTACCTGATCCGCGATGAGATCAAAGTGGACTTCACCCCCGGCAATAAAACAGGTTACTTTAATTTCGGCTTTCCCGCGGCCGGCCAGAAGGCCCTGCTGCTGAACAACTATAATAATACCGAGGCCGAATGGTCCTTTCCATCCGACAGGGAGATCACCGGCAAAGAGGTATGGCATAATACCGTGCCCGTTTACCTGTACGGCCAGTTCACCGAAGCCGGTACGCCCGGTATCATGGAAAAAGGCGTAGCCAAAGAAGGGAAAACCATCAGCGGCCGCAGTGCAGCCGTGTATATCAGTTTCCCGGAGCAGGTAAGGGAAGTAGGTCTGCGTTATGCCATCAGCTTTGTGAGCGCTGAACAGGCGCGGAAGAATTTTGATGCAGAACTGAAGGACCGCAGTTTCCGCCAGCTGGCAGAAACAGGCAAAGCCGCCTGGGCCGCTAAGATGAACCAGATCCAGGTGGAAGGTGGTACTACGGCACAAAGACGGTCCTTTTATACAGCCCTCTACCGCACCTATGAAAGGATGGTGAATATCACGGAAGACTCTTTGTACTACAGCGGTTATAATAACAAGATCAACAGCAGCAGTCAGCGGCCTTTTTATGTGGACGACTGGAGCTGGGATTCCTACCTGGCCCATCACCCGCTTCGTATGATCCTGGACCCCACCGGTGAAGAAGATATGCTGCAATCCTATGTCACCATGTATGAGCAGTCGGGCTGGATACCCACCTTCCCCGTGCTGTTTGGTGATCATATCTGTATGAACGGCTTCCATCCCACCATCGTGTTCCTGGATGCCTACCGGAAAGGACTGAAACGCATTGATTATGCCAAAGCCTATGAAGGCAACCGCAAGAGCGCTACCGAAGCCACCATGCTGCCCTGGCGCAACGGCCCCAAGACCCCGCTGGAAGATTTTTACTACGAGAAAGGATACTATCCTTCACTGGACATAGGCGCCAAAGAAACAGAGCCGGCGGTTCATCCCTTTGAAAAACGCCAGTCGGTGGCCCTGACACTGGGACATAGCTATGACGACTGGGCCCTGGCCGAGATGGCCGGTGAACTGGGCAATACGGCCGACAAGCAGCTCTTTGCCCCCCGCGCCATGAACTATAAAAATCTCTGGAATGCAGAACGCGGCTTCTTCCTGCCTCGCAATAACAAGGGCGAGTTCCTGCCCATTGATCCCCGCTGGGATGGTGGTATGGGCGGCCGCGATTATTATGATGAGAACAATGGCTGGACCTATATGTGGCAGGTGCAGCAGGATATTCCCGGTCTCATGGCCCTGATGGGTGGCCGCGAAAAATTTGAGAACCGCCTGGACCAGCTGTTCACCGAAGGACTGGGCCGCTCCAAATACGAGTTCTGGAGCAAATTCCCGGATCATACCGGGCTGGTAGGGCAGTACTCTATGGGCAATGAACCCAGCTTCCATATTCCCTATCTCTACAATTTCACGAATTCCCCCTGGAAAACACAGAAGAGCATCCGCTTCCTGCTGGACACCTGGTTCAAGGATAATATTTTCGGGATCCCCGGTGATGAAGATGGGGGTGGTATGACCGCCTTCGTGGTCTTCTCCTCCATGGGCTTTTATCCTGTTACCCCCGGCAAACCCTTGTACACCATCGGCAGCCCCGTCTTCAGTAAAGTGACCATCAACCTTACTAACGGCAACAAATTCACGCTGATTGCCAATAACAGCTCTGTAGTGAATAAGTATATCCAGAAAGCCAGCCTGAACGGAAAAGAACTGACAACACCCTGGTTCACCCATGAAGACCTGCTGAACGGCGGACAACTGGTACTGGAAATGGGCCCCCTGCCCAATAAGCAATGGGGCAAACCGCTGTCCGGATTCTGA
- a CDS encoding helix-turn-helix transcriptional regulator, producing MNDLSYITSLSDSAIIREIGEFVKAKRIDRNLTQDEVAEQAAVSRSTLSLMERGQNTALANLLKVLRVLDALYVLSQFKVTEPISPLQLAKEEERKRKRASRNNNRNDKDNEEW from the coding sequence ATGAATGATTTATCGTACATAACCTCCCTGAGTGATTCAGCTATTATCAGGGAGATCGGTGAGTTTGTAAAGGCTAAGCGGATAGATAGGAATCTTACCCAGGACGAAGTAGCGGAGCAGGCGGCCGTGAGCCGCTCTACGCTGAGCCTGATGGAACGCGGCCAAAATACAGCTCTTGCTAATCTACTGAAGGTATTAAGGGTACTTGATGCGCTCTATGTACTTAGCCAATTCAAGGTCACAGAACCAATAAGTCCTTTACAGTTGGCAAAAGAAGAAGAAAGAAAGCGTAAAAGAGCTTCACGTAATAATAATCGAAACGATAAAGATAACGAGGAATGGTAA